In one Candidatus Peribacter riflensis genomic region, the following are encoded:
- a CDS encoding carbamoyl-phosphate synthase small subunit, with translation MSQLILQDGSTFKGESFGAPVDTDGEVVFNTGMAGYVESLTDPSYEGQILVFTYPLIGNYGVPTEEKNEYGFALNLESERIHVRGVIMAQGSEDFSHQAAASSLRRWLEHHKIPAITGVDTRALTKKLREHGVMLGRIVQGEELGIKNKELSTTIEDPNERNLVAEVSCKEPVTYEPQENATGKSVIVFDCGIKNNILRSFLRRGITVHRVPWNYDLASSPLTFDGVFISNGPGDPKKCDATIRQIQWSIAKNLPTFGICLGNQLMALAIGGDTFKLKYGHRGVNQPCVEWELGNSGNWEPGKRCIITSQNHGFAVKPDALPAGWHIWFTNANDGTVEGIAHESGRFFSVQFHPEATPGPEDANYLFDEFVKVLE, from the coding sequence ATGTCTCAACTCATTCTCCAAGATGGCTCAACATTCAAAGGTGAGTCATTTGGTGCACCAGTCGATACCGATGGTGAGGTGGTCTTCAACACGGGCATGGCTGGGTATGTCGAGAGCCTCACGGATCCCAGCTACGAGGGGCAGATCCTCGTCTTCACCTACCCGCTCATCGGCAATTACGGCGTACCCACCGAGGAGAAGAACGAGTACGGGTTTGCCTTAAACCTCGAGAGTGAGCGCATCCACGTGCGCGGTGTGATCATGGCACAGGGCAGCGAGGACTTCAGTCATCAGGCTGCGGCCAGCTCGCTTCGGCGGTGGCTGGAACATCACAAGATCCCTGCCATCACGGGGGTCGATACGCGGGCCCTGACGAAGAAGCTCCGCGAGCACGGTGTGATGCTGGGGAGGATTGTCCAGGGTGAAGAATTAGGAATAAAGAATAAAGAATTAAGCACGACGATTGAGGATCCCAATGAGCGGAATCTGGTTGCCGAGGTGAGCTGCAAGGAACCCGTGACCTATGAACCTCAAGAGAATGCGACCGGCAAGTCCGTCATCGTCTTCGACTGCGGCATCAAAAATAACATTCTCCGCAGTTTTCTCAGGAGGGGCATCACCGTGCACCGCGTTCCGTGGAATTATGATCTCGCGTCTTCACCACTCACGTTCGACGGGGTCTTCATCAGTAACGGTCCCGGCGACCCCAAGAAGTGCGACGCGACGATCCGGCAGATCCAGTGGAGTATCGCAAAGAACCTGCCCACCTTCGGCATTTGCCTGGGCAATCAGCTCATGGCGCTTGCCATCGGCGGCGATACCTTCAAGCTCAAGTACGGCCATCGCGGGGTGAACCAGCCGTGCGTGGAATGGGAACTCGGGAACTCGGGAAATTGGGAACCCGGAAAGCGGTGCATCATCACGTCGCAGAACCACGGCTTCGCGGTGAAGCCAGATGCGCTGCCCGCGGGCTGGCATATCTGGTTTACGAACGCGAATGACGGCACGGTGGAGGGGATAGCGCACGAATCGGGCAGGTTCTTCTCGGTGCAGTTTCATCCAGAAGCAACCCCGGGACCAGAAGACGCCAATTACCTGTTTGATGAGTTTGTGAAAGTGCTGGAATGA
- a CDS encoding phosphoribosylglycinamide formyltransferase, translating into MQKGALTAKCLGLVTDSADKACIDKAKAAGLPFKIVPKVKGESREDFDRRVHDAVVSLGVEKNTVIAALGWMFIFSSWFIQTWKDRIINVHPALLPKHGGKGMYGHHVHAAVLLAQEKESGVTIHLMDEGVDTGRILLQKTCPVLPGDTPDTLQKRVQELEKEWYPKVLQMVETGEILLPSRLSP; encoded by the coding sequence ATGCAGAAGGGCGCACTCACGGCGAAGTGCCTGGGGCTCGTGACGGACAGTGCGGACAAGGCGTGCATCGACAAGGCGAAGGCGGCGGGGCTGCCGTTCAAGATTGTGCCGAAGGTGAAGGGGGAATCGCGCGAAGACTTTGACCGGCGCGTGCACGACGCCGTTGTTTCTTTGGGGGTGGAGAAGAACACGGTCATCGCGGCGCTTGGCTGGATGTTTATTTTCAGCTCCTGGTTCATCCAGACGTGGAAGGACCGGATCATCAACGTGCATCCCGCGCTGTTGCCCAAGCACGGCGGCAAGGGGATGTACGGTCATCACGTGCACGCGGCGGTGCTCTTGGCGCAGGAGAAGGAGAGCGGGGTCACCATCCACCTCATGGATGAAGGCGTGGATACCGGCCGCATCCTCCTGCAGAAAACCTGCCCCGTGCTGCCCGGCGACACGCCCGACACGCTCCAGAAACGCGTGCAGGAGCTGGAAAAGGAGTGGTATCCCAAGGTATTGCAGATGGTGGAGACGGGGGAGATTCTGCTACCTTCTCGGCTGTCACCCTGA
- a CDS encoding F420-0:gamma-glutamyl ligase: MSFSYYTIFVEFDQSCPTTTLKAHLRELCDNAPVLILPLTTPILKDGDDLAALLAAHEKFLEGDIIVISSKAIATVQGARIDLQKIQPSPEAQEWARRSGRSPTFRQAVLDETKRLKGRVVGGSELAMLTEVSPEGLKGTLLVPNAGLDQSNVPDGFAIGWPLDPIASATLLRTRLQESTGKRLAVIVSDSCCRPRRWGVTAFALVACGLQPLTSQIGRKDLFGRPLTMTVEAVADQLATAANAVMGNADQSIPAAIIREYGVALNDFCDWVPGIEPEDDLFKGAF; this comes from the coding sequence ATGTCTTTCAGTTATTATACAATATTTGTTGAATTTGATCAATCTTGTCCGACCACGACTCTGAAAGCACATCTCAGAGAGTTATGCGACAATGCGCCGGTGCTTATCCTCCCTCTCACCACCCCCATCCTCAAAGACGGTGATGATCTCGCCGCTCTGCTCGCCGCTCACGAGAAATTTCTCGAGGGCGACATCATCGTCATCTCTTCGAAAGCCATCGCCACCGTGCAAGGCGCACGGATTGATTTACAAAAAATCCAGCCCTCGCCCGAAGCGCAGGAGTGGGCCAGGCGGAGCGGCCGATCGCCCACGTTCCGTCAGGCCGTGCTCGACGAGACGAAGCGACTGAAGGGACGCGTGGTGGGCGGGAGTGAACTCGCCATGCTCACCGAAGTTTCACCAGAGGGGCTGAAGGGAACGCTGCTCGTGCCCAATGCCGGACTCGATCAATCGAACGTGCCGGATGGCTTCGCTATCGGCTGGCCCCTGGATCCCATCGCCTCGGCCACACTCCTCCGGACGCGTCTGCAGGAATCAACCGGTAAGCGTCTCGCGGTCATCGTGAGCGACAGCTGCTGCCGGCCGCGTCGGTGGGGCGTGACGGCCTTCGCGCTCGTCGCATGCGGCCTGCAGCCTCTCACCTCCCAGATCGGGAGAAAGGACCTCTTCGGCCGCCCCCTCACGATGACGGTGGAAGCAGTCGCGGACCAGCTGGCCACCGCCGCCAATGCGGTGATGGGCAATGCCGATCAGTCCATCCCTGCGGCCATCATCCGCGAGTATGGTGTTGCTCTGAACGATTTCTGCGACTGGGTGCCGGGCATCGAACCGGAGGATGATCTGTTCAAGGGGGCGTTCTGA
- a CDS encoding Addiction module antitoxin: protein MIAARILDKMEWYAAHVDPLHFAKPLQGSRRGLFRFRVGDYRILVDVKGRMHVIEVFAVRHRREAYQS from the coding sequence ATGATCGCTGCGCGCATCCTCGACAAGATGGAGTGGTATGCCGCCCATGTCGATCCGCTGCACTTTGCCAAACCGTTGCAAGGCAGCCGTCGGGGTTTATTTCGGTTCCGTGTGGGTGATTATCGCATCCTCGTGGATGTGAAGGGCCGTATGCACGTCATCGAAGTCTTTGCCGTCCGCCACCGCAGAGAGGCCTATCAGTCATAG
- a CDS encoding CDP-4-dehydro-6-deoxyglucose reductase, giving the protein MTWLSLHIMPTPTFTARCTSYRKIAHDVYEFTLATPQGFSFQAGQFVMFQVPLVESRSDVQGRAFSIASAPSEPELLFVAKIKQGGRAGRWISEVLTVGDDVLFQGPLGNFTLAPKAQEQQLLFLATCSGVAPLRSHIVEALHQGDTRPMDLVFCVRKDEDLFWADQLSALAQAHANLHLHLTLSQPSSSWKGHTGHVQDVAEEVIGNLAERSIYVCGGPEMVKAVRIRALEQWKIPKERVHSEDYV; this is encoded by the coding sequence ATGACATGGCTTTCCTTACACATCATGCCCACTCCCACCTTCACCGCCCGCTGCACCAGCTATCGCAAGATCGCGCATGACGTGTACGAGTTCACGCTCGCAACCCCGCAGGGCTTCTCGTTTCAGGCGGGGCAGTTCGTGATGTTCCAGGTACCGCTCGTCGAGAGCAGATCCGATGTGCAGGGTCGCGCCTTCTCCATCGCCTCCGCGCCGAGCGAACCTGAGCTGCTCTTCGTCGCCAAGATCAAGCAGGGGGGCCGCGCGGGACGGTGGATTTCTGAGGTGCTCACGGTTGGGGATGACGTTTTGTTCCAGGGGCCGCTGGGGAACTTCACGCTTGCCCCGAAGGCACAGGAACAGCAGCTCCTCTTTCTGGCCACGTGTTCCGGTGTCGCGCCGTTGCGCTCCCACATCGTCGAGGCGCTCCACCAGGGCGACACGCGGCCGATGGATCTGGTCTTCTGCGTGCGGAAAGATGAAGACCTGTTCTGGGCCGATCAGCTTTCGGCGCTCGCGCAGGCACATGCCAACCTCCACCTGCATCTCACGCTCAGCCAGCCGTCGTCTTCGTGGAAGGGGCACACCGGCCACGTGCAGGATGTTGCCGAAGAGGTCATCGGCAATCTCGCCGAGCGCAGCATCTACGTGTGCGGCGGGCCGGAAATGGTCAAGGCCGTGCGGATCAGGGCGCTGGAGCAATGGAAAATCCCGAAGGAGCGGGTGCACTCGGAGGATTACGTGTAG